From Geomonas agri, one genomic window encodes:
- a CDS encoding aldehyde ferredoxin oxidoreductase family protein — MDKIFRVNMTDLTTKIEEVPAAWAGLGGRGLTSTIVAAEVPPTCHALSADNKLVFAPGLLTGTAAANSGRLSAGAKSPLTGGIKESNAGGTAAQMLAKLGIKAIIIEGAPKTGAWYNLAVGVNGVTINEEKELLGLGNFAVIDAVEARLGKKTGVLTIGPAGELKMTAANISVKDPDSKIRSHGRGGLGAVMGSKQIKFISIDGEGAKPVTIADPEKFKTAARAFSKALLDHPVSGEGLPTYGTNVLVNILNEAGGLPTKNFTTGQFEGHDKISGETMHDTIVARGGKPKHGCHAGCIIQCSQVYHDKDGKYVTSGFEYETIWGLGADCCIDNLDDIARADNLMDDIGIDSIETAVMFGVAMEAGILKWGDSKEMLRLLTDEIAKGTALGRVLGGGAGSVGRTYGVTRVPVVKNQGIPAYDPRSVKGIGITYATSTMGADHTSGYTIATNILNVGGYVDPLKKDGQVELSRALQIATAAVDSTGMCIFVAFPALDIPECLPALIDMINARFGIALTGDDVTNLGKYILKTEREFNQKAGLTNVHDRLPDFFKTEPVAPHNAVWDFTDEEIDEFWNF; from the coding sequence ATGGATAAGATTTTTCGCGTCAACATGACCGACCTCACCACCAAGATCGAAGAAGTTCCGGCAGCATGGGCAGGCCTGGGTGGCCGTGGCCTCACCTCCACCATCGTGGCCGCCGAAGTACCGCCGACCTGCCACGCACTTTCCGCCGACAACAAGCTGGTTTTCGCACCGGGCCTGCTGACCGGCACCGCTGCAGCGAACTCGGGCCGTCTCTCCGCAGGCGCCAAGAGCCCGCTCACCGGCGGCATCAAGGAGTCCAACGCAGGTGGCACCGCGGCACAGATGCTGGCTAAGCTCGGCATCAAGGCCATCATCATCGAAGGCGCACCGAAAACCGGCGCATGGTACAACCTGGCGGTGGGCGTGAACGGCGTCACCATCAACGAGGAGAAGGAACTGCTTGGCCTGGGTAACTTCGCCGTCATCGACGCGGTCGAGGCCCGCCTGGGCAAAAAGACCGGCGTCCTCACCATCGGCCCGGCCGGCGAACTGAAGATGACCGCCGCCAACATTTCCGTGAAGGACCCGGACAGCAAGATCCGCAGCCACGGCCGTGGCGGCCTGGGCGCAGTCATGGGCTCCAAGCAGATCAAGTTCATCTCCATCGACGGCGAAGGCGCGAAACCCGTGACCATCGCGGATCCGGAGAAATTCAAAACCGCAGCAAGGGCGTTCTCCAAGGCGCTTCTCGACCACCCGGTCTCCGGCGAAGGTCTCCCGACCTACGGCACCAACGTCCTCGTCAACATCCTCAACGAAGCTGGCGGCCTGCCGACCAAGAACTTCACCACCGGTCAGTTTGAAGGGCACGACAAGATCTCCGGCGAGACCATGCACGACACCATCGTGGCGCGCGGCGGCAAACCCAAACATGGTTGCCATGCCGGCTGCATCATCCAGTGCTCGCAGGTCTATCACGACAAGGACGGCAAGTACGTCACCTCCGGCTTCGAGTACGAGACCATCTGGGGCCTGGGCGCCGACTGCTGCATCGACAACCTGGACGACATCGCCCGCGCCGACAACCTGATGGACGACATCGGGATCGACTCCATCGAAACCGCCGTCATGTTCGGCGTGGCCATGGAAGCCGGCATCCTCAAGTGGGGCGACTCCAAGGAAATGCTCCGCCTGCTGACCGACGAAATCGCCAAGGGCACCGCTTTGGGCCGCGTCCTGGGTGGCGGCGCAGGCTCCGTCGGCCGCACCTACGGTGTGACTCGCGTACCCGTGGTCAAGAACCAGGGCATCCCGGCGTACGACCCGCGCTCCGTCAAGGGCATCGGCATCACCTACGCCACCTCCACCATGGGCGCCGACCACACCTCCGGCTACACCATCGCCACCAACATCCTGAACGTCGGCGGCTACGTCGATCCGCTCAAGAAGGACGGTCAGGTCGAGCTCTCCCGTGCCCTGCAGATCGCTACCGCCGCGGTTGACTCCACCGGTATGTGCATCTTCGTTGCCTTCCCGGCGCTGGACATTCCGGAGTGCCTCCCGGCCCTGATCGACATGATCAACGCCCGCTTCGGCATCGCCCTCACCGGCGACGACGTCACCAACCTGGGCAAGTACATCCTGAAGACCGAGCGCGAGTTCAACCAGAAAGCCGGTCTCACCAACGTCCACGACCGTCTGCCGGACTTCTTCAAGACCGAGCCGGTCGCACCGCACAATGCGGTGTGGGACTTCACCGACGAGGAAATCGACGAGTTCTGGAACTTCTAG
- a CDS encoding iron-containing alcohol dehydrogenase encodes MALGEQTYGFYIPTVSLMGIGSAKETGDQVKALGASKALIVTDKGLSAMGVADKIKEQVEATGVKAIIFDGAEPNPTDTNVHDGVKVYQDNGCDAIISLGGGSSHDCAKGVGLVIGNGGHIRDFEGINKSTKPMPPFVAINTTAGTASEMTRFCIITNTDTHVKMAIVDWRCTPNIAINDPLLMVGKPAALTAATGMDALTHAVEAYVSTIATPITDACAIKAIELIATYLSKAVANGEDLEARDKMAYAEYLAGMAFNNASLGYVHSMAHQLGGFYNLPHGVCNAILLPAVSQYNLIACPERFAHIAKALGENVDGLSVTEAGQKAIDRIRSLSASIGIPTGLKALNVKEEDLAIMAENAKKDACQFTNPRKATLEQVIQIFKDAM; translated from the coding sequence GCTCCGCTAAAGAGACCGGCGACCAGGTTAAGGCACTGGGCGCTTCCAAGGCGCTGATCGTCACTGACAAGGGCCTCTCGGCCATGGGCGTTGCTGACAAGATCAAGGAGCAGGTAGAAGCTACCGGCGTAAAAGCCATCATCTTCGACGGCGCTGAGCCCAACCCGACCGACACCAACGTGCACGACGGCGTGAAGGTGTACCAGGACAACGGCTGCGACGCCATCATCTCCCTGGGCGGCGGTTCCTCCCATGACTGTGCCAAAGGTGTAGGCCTGGTCATCGGCAACGGCGGCCACATCCGCGACTTCGAAGGCATCAACAAGTCCACCAAACCGATGCCGCCGTTCGTCGCCATCAACACCACCGCAGGCACCGCTTCCGAGATGACCCGCTTCTGCATCATCACCAACACCGACACCCACGTGAAGATGGCTATCGTCGACTGGCGCTGCACTCCGAACATCGCCATCAACGATCCGCTGCTCATGGTCGGCAAGCCGGCAGCCCTGACCGCTGCAACCGGCATGGACGCCCTGACCCACGCTGTCGAGGCTTACGTCTCCACCATCGCTACCCCGATCACCGACGCATGCGCCATCAAGGCCATCGAACTGATCGCCACCTACCTCTCCAAGGCTGTCGCTAACGGCGAAGACCTCGAGGCACGTGACAAGATGGCTTACGCCGAGTACCTGGCCGGCATGGCGTTCAACAACGCGTCCCTGGGCTACGTCCACTCCATGGCTCACCAGCTGGGCGGCTTCTACAACCTGCCGCACGGCGTCTGCAACGCCATCCTGCTGCCGGCCGTCAGCCAGTACAACCTGATCGCCTGCCCGGAGCGTTTCGCTCACATCGCCAAGGCTCTCGGCGAGAACGTCGACGGTCTGTCCGTGACCGAAGCTGGCCAGAAAGCCATCGACAGGATCCGCAGCCTCTCCGCTTCCATCGGCATCCCGACCGGCCTCAAGGCCCTCAATGTCAAGGAAGAGGACCTGGCCATCATGGCAGAAAACGCGAAGAAGGACGCTTGCCAGTTCACCAACCCGCGCAAAGCGACCCTCGAGCAGGTCATCCAGATCTTCAAGGACGCAATGTAA